The Dendropsophus ebraccatus isolate aDenEbr1 chromosome 3, aDenEbr1.pat, whole genome shotgun sequence genome includes a region encoding these proteins:
- the WDR18 gene encoding WD repeat-containing protein 18 codes for MAAPFELVLSTDAAGQVANCSAWDPQTGAVLLTYRGGNSSPRGLVMLGGQYLLGGQLGKNYINVWELQRKDQLQQKIVCSAPVTCLAASSNGLYLAAGIAESIYLWEVCTGHLLAILNSHYQDLTCLTFTDDSSHFLSGAKDSLALVWNLFSVLQAEGSRGPEPRHMWTQHSLPVTDVQCGTGGPQSRAATSSLDQTVKLWDIASGELLVSVLFDVRIMSVTFDPAEYHLFCGGSDGSIFQVDLCEWPVQREKTFNTEQEKVFKGHRDQVTCLSVSLDGSMLVSGSHDETVCVWDIQSKQCLRTVNHRGAVTNAFIIPAPGNMLRADSKPSFPLPRFSKHFQSAESCEGPESDGVILRLGKQQQGSEDTYLQRAEQLHLLLGETEGKNLSGIVEQLRSRTSELEDELNMVRKINKDLYDFSANIITKT; via the exons ATGGCGGCGCCCTTTGAGCTCGTGTTGAGCACGGATGCTGCGGGACAGGTTGCCAATTGTTCGGCATGGGATCCACAGACGGGAGCGGTTCTGCTCACTTACCGTGGGGGGAACAGCTCGCCCCGAGGCCTGGTGATGCTTGGGGGACAGTACCTTCTCGGAGGACAGCTGGGGAAGAACTACATCAATGTATGGGAACTACAAAGAAAG GATCAGCTGCAGCAAAAGATCGTGTGCTCGGCCCCAGTAACCTGTCTAGCAGCATCCTCTAATGGACTGTACCTAGCAGCCGGCATTGCGGAAAGCATCTATCTGTGGGAG GTTTGCACTGGGCATCTACTTGCTATTCTTAATAGTCACTACCAGGATCTTACCTGCCTCACATTCACAGATGACAGCAGTCATTTCCTGTCTGGGGCAAAGGATAGTCTCGCTCTTGTGTGGAACCTTTTCAG TGTCTTACAAGCTGAAGGATCTCGAGGCCCTGAACCTCGTCACATGTGGACCCAGCATTCGCTCCCTGTCACTGATGTGCAGTGTGGCACTGGAGGGCCCCAGTCCCGAGCAGCCACTTCTTCCTTGGACCAGACAGTTAAG CTTTGGGATATTGCATCTGGGGAGCTTCTGGTATCAGTCCTCTTTGATGTTCGGATCATGTCAGTAACATTTGACCCAGCTGAGTATCACTTATTTTGTGGGGGAAGTGATGGCTCTATATTCCAGGTGGATCTTTGTGAATGG ccagtgCAGCGAGAAAAAACTTTTAATACTGAACAGGAGAAGGTGTTTAAAGGACACAG AGACCAGGTGACGTGTCTTTCCGTATCATTAGATGGGAGTATGCTAGTTTCAGGATCTCATGATGAGACCGTATGTGTTTGGGACATCCAAAGCAAGCAGTGCCTACGTACAGTAAACCACAgag GTGCAGTGACTAATGCCTTCATCATCCCTGCACCAGGAAACATGTTACGGGCAGACAGTAAGCCTAGCTTTCCCCTTCCTCGCTTTAGTAAACACTTTCAGAGTGCTGAAAGCTGTGAGGGTCCTGAGAGTGATGGTGTCATACTGCGACTTGGGAAACAGCAACAA GGATCAGAGGACACTTACTTGCAGCGTGCAGAACAGTTGCACCTTTTGCTAGGTGAAACTGAAGGCAAG aaCCTTTCTGGCATTGTAGAGCAGCTTCGCTCTCGAACATCAGAACTTGAAGATGAACTCAATATGGTACGGAAGATAAACAAAGATTTGTATGACTTCTCTGCTAACATCATCACAAAAACCTGA